A single Deinococcus carri DNA region contains:
- a CDS encoding peptide-N-glycosidase F-related protein: MHRAVALVSVTSALLLSGCGLFNAPDNPNALTVQTAQGKVNLSGKNVVVVSKDARTPESAAIWQGDLSQLQGSPADVTYLLLPGGATDADIQARAGELRAAAAGVSGVNVVVASTPPGPDSALGKLLDRWGNDLRDVRATWSGGSVQATALGDSGIGKSFTGSTQLEAVLYGNDACGDKAPVGDISGKAAVILRGTCGFTDKVKAATKRGAAAVLLVNNDSPIGVIRGDCNDTCKAAVLAMLPKTEGTQLVKALEGGKSAQVTLTNLHVAPGVLRISPDGNATDTGPIPYVFNASLEEEGEKPVDPFASVRKEGEYLSWETALKTRLQNEEKSGKVTVTPVFRGEIAKDPGWRKEMIYADVTLPANFAQFDTLELDRALTCTSERKSGCPPWDYETNLYICDPLDLTKCNQEIARDITPYWNSGRWVTDMSPLLAVLREKAVNGKVRLAYWSVQPYKVTMNLRFQNRGSSLIPVWAVPLKFGGAMGDGAYNTRQAPVTFERPAWAKKVEFSTLVTGHGFNDSKSCAEFCDTVHHVTVGGRDFTLSNPVAGTALGCFEQVGGGVVPNQSGTWVYGRNNWCPGQGVKLWNADLSAAATGAGPHTLTYQALVDGVDHVSKLEAGAERDASIHMTSWLVYYAERGAALPDKPNVKQ, from the coding sequence ATGCACCGTGCCGTGGCTCTTGTTTCCGTCACCTCTGCCCTGCTGCTCAGTGGCTGTGGTCTCTTCAACGCGCCCGACAACCCCAACGCACTGACCGTGCAGACCGCGCAGGGCAAAGTCAACCTCAGCGGCAAGAACGTGGTTGTGGTGAGCAAGGACGCCCGCACGCCGGAGAGTGCGGCCATCTGGCAGGGCGACCTGAGCCAGTTGCAGGGCAGCCCCGCCGACGTGACGTACCTGCTTCTTCCTGGCGGGGCCACCGACGCCGATATTCAGGCCCGCGCCGGGGAACTCCGCGCGGCGGCCGCCGGCGTGAGCGGCGTGAATGTGGTCGTGGCGAGTACGCCTCCCGGCCCGGACTCGGCACTGGGGAAGCTGCTGGACCGGTGGGGCAACGACCTGCGTGATGTCAGGGCCACCTGGAGCGGTGGCAGCGTCCAGGCCACTGCCCTGGGCGACTCGGGCATCGGCAAGAGCTTCACGGGCAGCACCCAGCTCGAAGCCGTGCTGTACGGCAACGACGCCTGCGGCGACAAGGCCCCGGTGGGCGACATCAGCGGCAAGGCTGCCGTGATTCTGCGTGGCACCTGCGGCTTCACCGACAAGGTCAAGGCCGCCACCAAGCGCGGCGCGGCGGCGGTGCTGCTGGTCAACAACGACAGCCCCATCGGTGTGATTCGCGGCGACTGCAACGACACCTGCAAGGCGGCCGTCCTCGCCATGCTGCCCAAGACGGAGGGGACGCAGCTCGTCAAGGCCCTGGAAGGGGGCAAGTCTGCCCAGGTGACGCTGACCAACCTGCATGTCGCCCCGGGCGTCCTGCGCATCTCGCCCGACGGCAACGCCACCGACACCGGCCCGATTCCCTACGTGTTCAACGCCTCCCTGGAAGAGGAAGGGGAAAAGCCGGTGGACCCCTTCGCATCGGTTCGCAAGGAGGGCGAGTACCTGAGCTGGGAAACGGCCCTGAAAACCCGCCTGCAAAACGAGGAAAAGAGCGGCAAGGTCACCGTCACGCCGGTCTTCAGGGGCGAAATCGCCAAGGATCCCGGCTGGCGCAAGGAGATGATCTACGCCGACGTGACCCTCCCGGCCAACTTCGCGCAGTTCGACACGCTGGAGCTGGACCGTGCCCTGACCTGCACCTCGGAACGCAAATCGGGCTGCCCGCCCTGGGACTACGAGACCAATCTCTACATCTGCGACCCGCTTGACCTGACCAAATGCAACCAGGAAATCGCCCGCGACATCACGCCCTACTGGAACAGCGGGCGCTGGGTCACCGACATGAGTCCGCTGCTCGCCGTGCTGCGGGAAAAGGCCGTGAACGGCAAGGTGCGCCTGGCCTACTGGTCGGTGCAGCCCTACAAGGTCACCATGAACCTGCGGTTCCAGAACAGGGGAAGCAGCCTGATCCCAGTCTGGGCTGTGCCCCTCAAGTTCGGTGGTGCGATGGGCGACGGAGCCTACAACACCCGTCAGGCCCCGGTGACCTTCGAGCGCCCGGCCTGGGCGAAGAAGGTGGAGTTCTCGACGCTGGTGACCGGGCACGGCTTCAACGACAGCAAGAGCTGCGCCGAGTTCTGCGACACGGTCCACCACGTGACGGTGGGTGGCCGCGACTTCACGCTGAGTAACCCGGTGGCGGGCACGGCCCTGGGCTGCTTCGAGCAGGTGGGAGGCGGCGTGGTGCCCAACCAGTCCGGCACCTGGGTCTACGGGCGCAACAACTGGTGCCCCGGCCAGGGGGTCAAGCTCTGGAACGCCGACCTCAGCGCCGCCGCGACAGGCGCTGGCCCCCATACCCTGACCTACCAGGCGCTGGTGGACGGCGTGGACCATGTCTCGAAGCTGGAGGCGGGGGCCGAGCGTGACGCCAGCATCCACATGACGAGCTGGCTGGTCTACTACGCCGAGCGCGGCGCGGCCCTGCCCGACAAACCCAACGTGAAGCAGTAA
- a CDS encoding aldo/keto reductase — translation MQMRVLGHSGLPVSAVGLGCNNFGGRLDQAATTAVVRRALDRGITFFDTADIYGNRGGSETLLGKALGAERPRIVLASKFGLPMDESGQLQGARPAYVRQALEASLRRLGTDYLDLYQLHRPDPQTPIEDTLGALDELVKEGLVRFVGVSNMDAAGVRAADEAARRLNLTRLTSCQDEYSLLVRDIEGELVPTLRELNLGLLPYFPLASGLLSGKYHAGQPLPEGARITGSEGAQNRYLTERNWRVVEELRQFAQGRGRTLLELAFSWLLSHDVTSSVIAGATRPEQIDQNVAAADWALTAEDLAEVNRITSA, via the coding sequence ATGCAGATGCGCGTCCTGGGTCACTCCGGCTTGCCGGTTTCCGCTGTCGGTCTCGGGTGCAACAACTTCGGGGGTCGCCTGGACCAGGCCGCCACCACTGCCGTCGTCCGGCGGGCGCTGGACCGGGGCATCACCTTCTTCGACACCGCCGACATCTACGGCAACCGGGGCGGTTCGGAAACCCTGCTGGGCAAGGCCCTCGGGGCGGAGCGGCCGCGGATTGTTCTTGCCAGCAAGTTCGGGCTGCCGATGGACGAAAGCGGCCAGCTTCAGGGGGCCAGGCCCGCCTATGTCCGGCAGGCGCTGGAAGCGAGCCTGCGTCGGCTGGGCACCGACTACCTGGACCTGTACCAGCTCCACCGCCCGGACCCCCAGACCCCCATCGAGGACACCCTGGGCGCGCTGGACGAGCTGGTCAAAGAAGGCCTGGTGCGTTTCGTGGGCGTGTCGAATATGGATGCGGCGGGTGTGCGGGCCGCGGACGAGGCAGCCCGGCGGCTGAACCTGACGCGGCTCACCTCCTGCCAGGACGAGTACAGCCTGCTGGTCCGGGACATCGAGGGGGAGCTGGTTCCCACCCTGCGTGAGCTGAATCTGGGCCTGCTGCCGTACTTCCCCCTGGCGAGCGGCCTGCTGAGCGGGAAGTACCACGCCGGGCAGCCACTGCCGGAGGGCGCGCGCATCACCGGCTCGGAGGGGGCGCAGAACCGGTACCTGACCGAGCGCAACTGGCGGGTGGTGGAGGAACTGCGGCAGTTCGCCCAGGGGAGGGGGCGCACCCTGCTGGAACTCGCGTTCAGTTGGCTGCTGTCGCACGACGTGACCAGCAGTGTGATTGCCGGGGCCACCCGACCCGAGCAGATTGATCAGAACGTAGCGGCAGCAGACTGGGCACTGACAGCAGAGGACCTCGCGGAGGTCAACCGCATCACCTCCGCCTGA
- a CDS encoding sodium:proton antiporter, giving the protein MLIFETLLGLLFGATVLSVLARRLNIPYPTLLAVGGAVVAFLPGVPRFDLPPELILAVFVAPVLLDAAYDTSLRDLRDNWQAVLSLVVVAIGLTTVAVAFTARLLFPEFPWAAALALGALLAPPDAVAALAVLRQVNPPYRLRKILEGESLLNDASALLIYTLAVGAVTTGSFNAAGVLPAFLLTVFGSAAVGWLLAWPIGLLVETIDDAPTSVIFQFVLTFAVWLLAERLGLSAVVTVVVFGLTAGRRSVLSARLRVPTFAVWDAVTFVLNVLAFTLIGLQLGPILEALNGAELLRALGAAFVILAVVIVVRLVWALAYALVQGRNHAPGPGSASSSTSLPLAKSGLVIGWSGMRGIVTLATALALPEGFPGRDFIQLTAFVVVLGTLVIQGLTLRPLLLLLRLPRDTTVETETSLARGAALKAALKALEGDDSEAAARLRLEYQADLGRVRSGGDPHDTPDNVLRQRVVEASRRALAELRRTGKIGDDAYHLVEEELDWLELSARPASTPA; this is encoded by the coding sequence ATGCTGATCTTCGAGACCCTGCTGGGGCTGCTGTTTGGAGCAACCGTCCTGTCCGTCCTCGCCCGGCGGCTGAACATCCCCTATCCCACCCTCCTCGCCGTTGGTGGGGCGGTTGTCGCCTTTCTCCCGGGGGTTCCCCGCTTCGACCTGCCCCCCGAGCTGATCCTGGCGGTGTTCGTCGCGCCCGTCTTGCTGGACGCGGCCTACGACACCTCGTTGCGCGACCTGCGGGACAACTGGCAGGCCGTCTTGTCGCTCGTCGTGGTCGCCATTGGTCTGACCACCGTTGCCGTGGCCTTCACCGCCCGGCTGCTGTTCCCCGAGTTTCCCTGGGCGGCGGCTCTCGCCCTGGGGGCCTTGCTCGCACCCCCAGACGCCGTGGCGGCGTTGGCGGTGTTGCGGCAGGTCAACCCGCCCTACCGCCTGCGCAAGATTCTGGAGGGCGAGAGCCTGCTCAACGACGCCTCCGCCCTGCTGATCTACACCCTGGCCGTCGGGGCCGTGACGACCGGGAGTTTCAACGCCGCGGGGGTCCTGCCCGCCTTCCTCCTCACCGTCTTCGGCAGTGCCGCGGTCGGCTGGCTCCTGGCGTGGCCGATTGGCCTGCTGGTCGAGACCATCGACGACGCGCCCACCTCGGTCATCTTCCAGTTCGTGCTCACCTTTGCCGTCTGGCTCCTGGCCGAGCGGCTGGGCCTCTCCGCCGTCGTCACCGTGGTCGTCTTCGGGTTGACCGCAGGCCGGCGATCCGTCTTGTCGGCGCGGCTGCGGGTGCCGACCTTTGCTGTCTGGGACGCGGTGACCTTCGTCCTGAACGTCCTGGCGTTCACGCTGATCGGCCTGCAACTGGGGCCGATCCTCGAAGCCCTGAACGGGGCGGAACTCCTGCGTGCGCTGGGTGCGGCGTTCGTCATCCTGGCCGTGGTGATCGTCGTGCGCCTGGTGTGGGCGCTGGCGTACGCCCTGGTGCAGGGGAGGAACCATGCGCCTGGTCCGGGTTCGGCGTCCTCCTCCACGTCCCTGCCCCTGGCGAAAAGCGGGTTGGTGATCGGCTGGTCGGGGATGCGGGGGATCGTGACGCTGGCGACTGCCCTCGCGCTCCCGGAGGGCTTTCCGGGGCGCGACTTCATCCAGCTCACCGCCTTCGTCGTGGTGCTGGGCACCCTGGTGATCCAGGGGCTGACGCTGCGCCCGCTGCTGCTGCTCCTGCGCCTGCCCCGGGACACGACGGTGGAGACGGAGACCAGCCTGGCACGGGGTGCGGCGCTGAAGGCAGCCCTGAAGGCACTGGAGGGGGACGACTCGGAAGCCGCCGCGCGTCTCCGGCTGGAATACCAGGCGGACCTGGGCCGGGTCCGCAGCGGCGGGGACCCGCACGACACGCCGGACAACGTGCTGCGGCAACGGGTGGTGGAAGCGTCCCGCCGGGCACTCGCGGAGTTACGCCGCACGGGCAAGATCGGGGACGACGCCTATCACCTCGTCGAGGAGGAACTGGATTGGCTGGAACTGAGCGCCCGGCCAGCGTCCACGCCCGCCTGA
- a CDS encoding N-acetylmannosamine-6-phosphate 2-epimerase, which yields MPERPLSGQDVLERLRGGLIVSCQANPGSPLRDPYIISRLALAAEQGGAAGLRVQGFGDVQAVRAVTGLPIIGLTKTDRDDTEVYITPTAAEAVRLAELGAEIVALDATQRPRPEPLAEMFAAVHATGARVMADISTLEEAESALEAGADIVGTTMSGYTPYSRQLETPDWALMDELCAAGLPFVAEGRLNTPAEAAQALERGASFVVVGSAITRPDVVTRWFAEALRG from the coding sequence ATGCCTGAGCGCCCCCTGTCCGGCCAGGATGTGCTGGAACGGCTGCGCGGCGGCCTGATCGTGTCCTGCCAGGCGAACCCAGGCAGCCCCCTGCGTGACCCTTACATCATCAGCCGCCTGGCCCTGGCCGCCGAACAGGGGGGCGCGGCGGGCCTGCGGGTCCAGGGCTTCGGGGACGTGCAGGCGGTGCGCGCGGTGACGGGCCTGCCCATCATCGGCCTGACCAAGACCGACCGCGACGATACCGAGGTCTACATCACGCCCACCGCAGCGGAGGCCGTGCGGCTGGCGGAGCTGGGGGCCGAGATTGTCGCGCTCGACGCCACCCAGCGGCCCCGCCCGGAGCCGCTGGCGGAGATGTTCGCCGCCGTTCACGCCACGGGTGCGCGGGTGATGGCCGACATCAGCACGCTGGAGGAAGCGGAATCGGCGCTGGAGGCAGGCGCGGACATCGTGGGCACGACGATGAGCGGCTACACACCCTACAGCCGCCAACTGGAGACGCCGGACTGGGCGCTGATGGACGAACTGTGCGCGGCGGGCCTGCCGTTCGTGGCAGAGGGCCGCCTGAACACCCCCGCCGAGGCCGCACAGGCGCTGGAACGGGGAGCCAGCTTCGTGGTCGTCGGCTCGGCCATCACCCGCCCGGACGTGGTGACCCGCTGGTTCGCGGAGGCCCTGCGCGGCTGA
- a CDS encoding SIS domain-containing protein produces MTHPDPLMLQEAREAPQVVRRQLAGNTTVVRALAAALHERRPPYAVTVARGSSDHACTVLKYALETQLSLPVASLGPSVHTLYGARLDLRGALMIAVSQSGTSPDVVETVLMAREAGATTVALVNVEGSDLAREAEFVLPLRCGEERAVAATKSYLASLTALLPVIAELTGEEGLKRTLETLPEALEHTLTLEDQARTLAERYRFADNLLVLARGLHFGVAQEAALKLKETCGIHAEAYSAAEFSHGPRRLLAEGVPLLGFTSADAAAAATAQAYADLGRSDADLRTLGPAAGSTLTTPQTGHPLTDPVPSALAFYLFAGHLALHKGLNPDAPPLLSKVTRTR; encoded by the coding sequence ATGACCCACCCCGACCCCCTGATGTTGCAGGAAGCGCGCGAGGCCCCGCAGGTCGTCCGCCGCCAGCTTGCCGGGAACACCACCGTCGTGCGGGCGCTGGCCGCCGCGCTGCATGAGCGCCGCCCCCCCTACGCCGTCACGGTCGCGCGGGGCAGCAGCGACCACGCCTGCACCGTCCTGAAATACGCCCTGGAAACCCAGCTCTCGCTTCCCGTCGCCAGCCTGGGGCCGAGCGTCCATACCCTGTACGGGGCGCGGCTGGACCTGCGGGGGGCGCTGATGATCGCCGTGTCGCAGTCGGGCACGAGTCCCGACGTGGTGGAGACGGTGCTGATGGCCCGCGAGGCCGGCGCGACGACCGTGGCCCTGGTCAACGTGGAAGGCAGCGACCTCGCGCGTGAGGCCGAGTTCGTGTTGCCGCTGCGCTGCGGCGAGGAGCGGGCCGTCGCCGCGACGAAGAGTTACCTCGCCAGCCTGACCGCGCTGCTGCCCGTGATCGCGGAGCTGACCGGGGAGGAAGGCCTGAAGCGGACCCTGGAGACCCTGCCGGAAGCCCTGGAGCACACGCTGACGCTGGAAGACCAGGCCCGCACCCTGGCGGAACGCTACCGTTTCGCGGACAACCTGCTGGTGCTGGCGCGGGGCCTGCACTTCGGCGTGGCGCAGGAGGCGGCCCTCAAACTCAAGGAGACGTGCGGCATCCATGCCGAGGCGTACAGCGCCGCCGAGTTCAGCCACGGCCCCAGGCGGCTGCTGGCCGAGGGCGTGCCGCTGCTGGGCTTCACCTCGGCCGATGCGGCGGCGGCGGCCACGGCCCAGGCCTACGCCGACCTGGGCAGGAGTGACGCGGACCTGCGGACCCTCGGCCCCGCCGCCGGCAGCACCCTGACCACCCCGCAGACGGGCCACCCTCTGACGGACCCCGTGCCCAGCGCGCTCGCCTTCTACCTGTTCGCCGGGCACCTGGCCCTGCACAAGGGCCTGAATCCCGACGCGCCTCCCCTGCTGAGCAAGGTCACGCGCACCCGCTAG
- a CDS encoding NADP-dependent oxidoreductase: MKAAYIDRYGPNDVVNVGFLPQPQPGPHDLLVRVRAASVNPIDLAIRSGRLRPILPYKLPLILGSDLAGEVVAVGSAVTRFAVGDEVFARLDKDRIGAFAEYALVGEKEAAHKPARLTHVEAASIPLVGLTAWQALTELGHVSRGQKVLIQAGSGGVGSVAIQLAHSLGAEVATTVSARNEALVRELGARTVIDYRTQQFADLLSDLDFVLDTQGGEVLARSFKVLRRGGTLVTINGAPTPEAVRDRKITWPVRLTLAAVHFKDYRLARRYHVNFAYLFMRPDGKQLEVLGGLLQDDTLRPVIDRVFSLDEVREALAYSETGRATGKVVIEVP, translated from the coding sequence ATGAAAGCCGCCTATATCGACCGCTACGGGCCAAACGACGTGGTGAACGTCGGGTTTCTGCCCCAGCCGCAACCCGGCCCGCATGACCTGCTGGTGCGGGTGCGGGCCGCCAGCGTCAACCCCATCGACCTCGCCATTCGCAGTGGTCGTCTGCGCCCCATCCTGCCCTACAAACTCCCCCTGATCCTGGGCAGTGACCTGGCCGGTGAAGTGGTCGCCGTCGGTTCCGCCGTTACCCGCTTTGCCGTCGGGGACGAGGTCTTCGCCCGCCTCGACAAAGACCGGATCGGGGCCTTTGCCGAGTATGCCCTGGTCGGTGAAAAGGAGGCTGCTCACAAGCCCGCACGACTGACGCACGTCGAGGCCGCGAGTATTCCGCTGGTCGGCCTGACCGCCTGGCAGGCCCTCACGGAACTGGGACACGTGAGTCGGGGTCAAAAGGTTCTGATTCAGGCCGGGTCGGGCGGCGTGGGCAGCGTCGCCATTCAGTTGGCCCATTCTCTGGGGGCCGAGGTCGCCACCACCGTCTCAGCCCGGAATGAGGCGCTCGTCCGCGAACTGGGGGCACGGACGGTCATTGACTACCGCACGCAGCAGTTCGCTGACCTCCTCTCCGACCTTGATTTCGTGCTGGATACCCAGGGCGGAGAAGTGCTGGCTCGCTCTTTCAAGGTCTTACGCCGGGGCGGAACGCTCGTCACCATCAACGGCGCGCCGACGCCAGAGGCCGTGCGTGACCGCAAGATCACGTGGCCGGTTCGATTGACGCTCGCGGCGGTGCATTTCAAGGACTACAGACTTGCCCGGCGTTACCACGTCAACTTCGCTTACCTGTTTATGCGCCCCGACGGGAAACAACTGGAGGTGTTGGGCGGACTCCTTCAGGACGACACCCTTCGCCCCGTGATTGACCGCGTGTTTTCTCTGGATGAGGTGCGCGAGGCGCTCGCCTACAGCGAGACCGGGCGGGCGACAGGAAAGGTGGTCATCGAAGTGCCGTAG
- a CDS encoding TetR/AcrR family transcriptional regulator → MNEPPTDLDLVSEPERPYHHGNLRAELLKRAWDSIELEGAEGLSLRALARELGVSHGASARHFKDKQALLDALATLGYERLNRALSGLSSSAGPFETRFKAAALAYVKFAVSHPRLLRLMHAAKLHPEASATLHELSCATLRTLTDAIATAQHGGEARGGDARHLALVAFANFHGIATLATDDLLQGMAWQDAAALSIGFTWQGLAPARQEQP, encoded by the coding sequence ATGAACGAACCCCCAACCGACCTCGACCTCGTTTCAGAGCCGGAGCGTCCCTACCACCACGGCAACCTGCGGGCTGAACTCCTCAAACGCGCCTGGGACAGCATCGAACTTGAAGGAGCGGAAGGACTGTCGCTGCGTGCCCTGGCGCGGGAGCTGGGCGTCAGTCACGGCGCGTCCGCGCGGCACTTCAAGGACAAACAGGCGCTGCTGGACGCGCTCGCCACCCTGGGCTACGAGCGCCTGAATCGGGCGCTGTCCGGGCTTTCCAGTTCAGCCGGACCCTTCGAGACGCGGTTCAAGGCCGCTGCCCTCGCCTACGTCAAGTTTGCCGTCAGCCATCCCAGGCTGCTGCGCCTGATGCATGCCGCCAAGCTTCATCCGGAGGCGAGCGCCACTCTGCACGAACTCAGTTGCGCCACCCTGCGAACCCTGACCGACGCCATTGCCACCGCGCAACACGGCGGCGAAGCGCGGGGGGGGGACGCCCGGCACCTCGCCCTGGTGGCCTTCGCCAACTTCCACGGGATCGCCACCCTCGCCACCGACGACCTGCTCCAGGGCATGGCCTGGCAGGACGCCGCCGCCCTGTCCATCGGGTTCACCTGGCAGGGCCTCGCCCCCGCTCGTCAGGAGCAACCATGA
- a CDS encoding type 1 glutamine amidotransferase domain-containing protein gives MSSSSAPQPDVPKRVLFVVTAADYWTLKDGTRHPSGYWGEELAMPHKLFSEAGWDITLATPGGQAPTLDRLSMNWTAGTLNKRNEIADYLLSIKPQLDHPSTLDTVNPDDYDLVFYPGGHGPMEDLAYDEVSGALLAHRLESGKPLALLCHAPAAALAAKKPDGSWPFKGYKMTGLSNTEERLNTFGWKAKWYLEDRLRKEGADYQKGALPLRPFVVVDRNLYTGQNPASSEQLAKRLIADLG, from the coding sequence ATGTCGTCCTCCTCTGCTCCCCAGCCAGACGTCCCGAAGCGGGTCCTGTTCGTCGTCACCGCCGCCGACTACTGGACCCTGAAAGACGGCACCCGGCACCCTTCCGGCTACTGGGGCGAAGAACTCGCCATGCCGCACAAGCTCTTCAGCGAAGCGGGCTGGGACATCACCCTTGCCACACCGGGCGGTCAGGCCCCCACGCTCGACCGCCTGAGCATGAACTGGACGGCGGGCACCCTGAACAAGCGCAACGAAATCGCGGATTATCTCCTGTCCATCAAACCGCAACTCGATCATCCCAGCACGCTGGACACGGTGAATCCCGACGACTATGACCTGGTGTTCTACCCCGGCGGTCACGGCCCGATGGAAGACCTCGCTTACGACGAGGTTTCCGGTGCGCTGCTCGCTCATAGGCTGGAATCAGGGAAGCCGCTGGCACTCCTGTGCCACGCGCCTGCCGCTGCCCTGGCAGCAAAGAAGCCCGATGGCTCGTGGCCGTTCAAGGGGTACAAGATGACCGGCCTGTCCAACACCGAGGAGCGCCTGAACACCTTCGGCTGGAAAGCCAAGTGGTACCTGGAAGACCGTCTGCGCAAGGAGGGTGCCGATTACCAGAAAGGTGCGCTGCCACTGCGCCCCTTCGTGGTGGTAGACCGGAACCTCTATACCGGACAGAATCCCGCGTCCTCCGAACAACTCGCCAAACGTCTGATCGCTGATCTCGGCTGA
- a CDS encoding acetoacetate decarboxylase family protein translates to MNTDLDEVARDPRVPDVSFFRQLPKTAVETPIGPTLTPNFYYRVSTARLTMLAPTEALRARLPRVLSPLEVVPGLGLAAVMFYRYDVCDIDFYTEVAVGIPVKPARHGPLGGIDLAASLKNEHLHAYVLSLPVNTEIARIRGHDAYGLPKWVTDIDIHIDQRRTAAQVANDAGGLDLALSVVTPPQKQFANGQRVSSLTTYTHFRGAWHEVINQTNILSMGSQFSPRDAHLHLGRGRLSDDLRSLKPLRTLSLDVSTSSQIALNMPIPFSVSR, encoded by the coding sequence ATGAACACCGACCTGGATGAAGTCGCCCGCGATCCCCGCGTCCCGGACGTGTCTTTTTTCCGGCAACTGCCCAAAACGGCCGTTGAGACCCCTATCGGCCCGACCCTCACACCAAACTTCTACTACCGTGTTTCCACGGCAAGGTTGACCATGCTCGCGCCGACGGAAGCGCTCCGGGCCAGATTACCCCGCGTTCTTAGCCCCCTGGAGGTAGTTCCCGGACTGGGACTGGCAGCGGTGATGTTCTACCGCTACGACGTGTGTGATATCGACTTTTACACGGAGGTCGCGGTCGGGATTCCCGTCAAGCCCGCCAGACACGGCCCGCTGGGAGGCATCGACCTGGCCGCCAGTCTCAAAAATGAGCATCTGCACGCCTATGTGCTGTCGCTCCCTGTGAATACCGAGATTGCCAGGATCAGAGGCCATGACGCTTACGGCCTGCCCAAGTGGGTCACGGACATTGACATTCACATCGACCAGCGCCGCACCGCTGCCCAGGTCGCCAATGATGCGGGCGGTCTGGATTTGGCCCTGTCGGTGGTCACGCCGCCCCAAAAGCAGTTTGCCAACGGTCAGCGGGTGTCGAGCCTGACCACCTACACGCACTTTCGCGGCGCGTGGCATGAAGTGATCAACCAGACCAACATTTTGAGCATGGGGAGCCAGTTTTCCCCGCGTGACGCCCATCTGCATCTGGGGCGGGGCCGCCTGTCCGATGACCTTCGTTCCTTAAAGCCACTCAGAACACTGAGCCTGGACGTGTCCACCTCTAGCCAGATTGCCCTGAACATGCCGATCCCCTTCTCCGTATCACGGTGA
- a CDS encoding alpha/beta hydrolase, translating into MPTIKTQHNLAPQTDLYYETYGTGRPVVLSHGWPLSGRMWEAQIFALTDAGYQVIAHDRRGFGQSGKTATGYEYDTFASDLNDLMTQLDLRDVSLVGFSMGGGEVARYVGLFGTERLKNIVLLGAVTPYLLKTADNPDGGLTQAEVDDMAQQVQDGRIKYLTDLTTKFLNWEDNADKLGEDFLAFSKGLAYQASPVATVDCVHAFSETDFRADLAKFDKPTLVIHGDKDQIVPLEVSGQRVPQYVPHAKLKVIKGAPHGLAATHAEEVNKLLLDFI; encoded by the coding sequence ATGCCCACCATCAAAACCCAGCACAACCTCGCCCCTCAAACCGACCTCTACTACGAAACCTACGGCACAGGCCGCCCGGTGGTGCTGTCCCACGGCTGGCCCCTCAGCGGGCGCATGTGGGAAGCCCAGATTTTTGCCCTGACGGACGCGGGGTATCAGGTGATTGCCCATGACCGCCGGGGCTTCGGGCAGTCGGGCAAGACGGCTACGGGCTACGAGTACGACACCTTCGCCAGCGACCTGAACGACCTGATGACCCAGCTTGACCTGCGTGACGTGTCGCTGGTGGGCTTCAGCATGGGTGGCGGCGAAGTGGCCCGCTACGTCGGCCTGTTCGGCACCGAGCGCCTCAAGAACATCGTGCTGCTGGGGGCAGTCACCCCCTACCTGCTGAAAACGGCGGACAACCCCGACGGCGGCCTGACGCAAGCCGAGGTGGACGACATGGCGCAACAGGTGCAAGACGGGCGCATTAAATACCTCACTGACCTGACCACCAAGTTTCTCAACTGGGAGGACAACGCCGATAAGCTGGGCGAGGATTTCCTGGCTTTCTCCAAGGGCCTGGCGTATCAGGCGTCCCCAGTGGCAACGGTGGACTGTGTCCATGCCTTCAGCGAAACAGATTTCCGCGCTGACCTCGCCAAGTTCGATAAGCCCACGCTGGTCATTCACGGCGACAAAGACCAGATCGTGCCGCTGGAAGTCAGTGGTCAGCGAGTGCCGCAGTATGTTCCCCACGCCAAATTGAAAGTGATCAAAGGTGCACCGCACGGCCTCGCGGCCACCCACGCCGAAGAAGTCAACAAGTTGCTCCTGGACTTCATTTGA